The following proteins are encoded in a genomic region of Neurospora crassa OR74A linkage group VI, whole genome shotgun sequence:
- a CDS encoding WD repeat containing protein 2, producing the protein MPIEIDKILAAAPATTRGQATQLSCDPKGERIVYASGKSIFVRTIDEPSKSLQYTGHTTTTTVARFSPSGFWVASGDVSGKVRVWDAVGAENTKGEYSIISGRINDIAWDGDSQRVIAVGDGRERFGHAFTADSGNSVGEVTGHSKVVNAVSIRQQRPLRAATVSDDGSMCFLHGAPFKFADKASEHKGFVTGTAFSPDGATLVTVGADRKIQLYDGKTGAPTKTIGEGVHTGGIYGISWASDSKHFVTSSADQTVRVWDAESGKNTETWRFGPEGSVSIPDQQVGVVWPHGRTDGLIISLNLNGDLSYLVPGNPKPIRVVQGHNKNITALGASPDGQALLTGSFEGRVLSWDLAAGTGTVVDGQSHSNQVTQFALSPSGGTVYSVGWDDTLRSVDVSANTFTGLSTKLSAQPKGIATTSDGKFVVVAAHTGIQVYQGPDFISELPTTFTSTAIAASPTDGSVIAVGGDGNTVRIHSLSSSDGTLSSQPVAVLTNSSAQISTLSFSRDGKFLAAGNSTGKIVVYRTSGSGSWEVETDRWSAHTARVLSIAWNEAGTHAVSGGLDTNVCVWSLAKPGSRTSAPNAHKDGVNGVAWMEEGTVVSTGVDGAVKVWKVSGLP; encoded by the exons ATGCCCATCGAAATCGACAAGATCTTGGCCGCTGCGCCCGCCACGACCCGCGGTCAGGCCACCCAGCTCTCTTGCGATCCCAAGGGCGAGCGCATAGTCTACGCT TCCGGCAAATCCATCTTCGTTCGCACCATCGACGAGCCATCCAAGTCCCTCCAGTATACTGGCCATACAACCACTACCACCGTTGCCCGCTTCTCGCCATCAGGCTTCTGGGTTGCTTCTGGTGATGTCTCGGGCAAGGTGCGCGTCTGGGACGCTGTCGGTGCTGAGAACACCAAGGGCGAATACTCTATCATTTCCGGCCGCATTAACGATATTGCCTGGGACGGCGACTCGCAGCGTGTGATTGCCGTTGGTGATGGCCGCGAGCGATTTGGCCATGCTTTCACCGCTGACAGCGGCAACAGTGTTGGTGAGGTCACGGGCCACAGCAAGGTTGTCAATGCCGTCAGCATAAGGCAGCAGCGGCCATTGCGTGCAGCTACGGTGTCGGACGATGGGTCCATGTGTTTCCTCCACGGCGCACCCTTCAAGTTCGCCGATAAGGCGTCGGAGCACAAGGGATTCGTTACCGGCACGGCATTCAGCCCAGACGGTGCAACATTGGTCACGGTCGGTGCCGACAGGAAGATCCAGCTGTACGATGGAAAGACGGGCGCACCAACCAAGACGATCGGCGAGGGTGTCCACACGGGCGGTATCTATGGCATCAGCTGGGCTTCCGACTCGAAGCATTTCGTCACCTCCAGCGCCGACCAAACTGTTCGCGTATGGGATGCCGAGTCGGGCAAGAACACCGAAACCTGGCGATTCGGGCCTGAGGGCAGCGTCAGCATCCCGGACCAGCAAGTTGGCGTAGTCTGGCCGCATGGCCGTACCGACGGGCTGATTATCAGCCTCAATCTCAATGGGGACCTCAGCTACCTGGTTCCGGGCAATCCCAAACCGATCCGCGTTGTTCAAGGCCACAATAAGAACATCACCGCCCTTGGCGCCAGCCCCGACGGTCAGGCTCTTCTGACGGGTAGCTTTGAGGGCCGCGTCCTGAGCTGGGACCTCGCGGCGGGCACGGGAACCGTTGTCGACGGCCAGTCGCACTCCAACCAAGTGACCCAGTTCGCCCTCTCCCCCTCAGGCGGCACCGTCTACAGCGTCGGCTGGGACGACACTCTGCGCTCCGTCGACGTGTCTGCCAACACCTTCACCGGCTTATCCACCAAGCTTTCCGCCCAGCCCAAGGGCatcgccaccaccagcgaCGGCAAGTTCGTCGTCGTGGCCGCCCACACCGGCATCCAAGTCTACCAGGGCCCCGACTTCATCTCCGAGCTCCCGACCACCTTCACCTCCACTGCCATCGCCGCCTCCCCCACGGACGGCTCTGTGATTGCCGTAGGCGGCGACGGCAACACAGTCCGCATCCACTCACTCTCCAGCTCTGACGGCACTCTCTCCTCCCAGCCCGTCGCCGTTCTTACCAACTCCTCCGCCCAAATCTCCACCCTGTCATTCTCTCGCGACGGCAAGTTCCTGGCGGCCGGCAACTCGACGGGCAAGATCGTCGTTTACCGCACCAGCGGCTCTGGCTCGTGGGAAGTGGAAACCGACCGGTGGTCGGCCCACACGGCGCGCGTGCTAAGCATCGCGTGGAACGAGGCCGGCACGCACGCCGTCAGCGGCGGCCTAGACACGAATGTTTGTGTTTGGAGCTTGGCGAAGCCAGGGAGCAGGACGAGCGCGCCAAACGCGCACAAGGACGGCGTGAACGGGGTGGCGTGGATGGAGGAAGGTACAGTGGTTAGCACGGGTGTGGATGGGGCGGTTAAGGTCTGGAAGGTTTCGGGGTTGCCATGA